A stretch of DNA from Candidatus Neomarinimicrobiota bacterium:
CGACCTGTCCAAGTAAATCAAAAGGTGGAGATCTTGGTTGGTTTGGAACGGGGCAAATGGTCAGGGAATTCGAAGAAGCGGTCCGGAAAATGCCCAGGAGCCGTCCATCGAAGCCTGTGTCGACCCAATTTGGATTCCATATCATCAAGAAGACTGGTGAAAGATGAGCAATCAGTTCGAATCGTACCGCCATAAGACACGTACTGTGGTATTCTTGCTGTCAACTGCCATCAAACACATCTATGGCAATAAGAAGACTCTGATCATTGATCACTCATTTGGGGATGGCTATTACTGTATTCTGAAAGAGCAAAAATATTGTAGCCAAATTGAACTTGATGCCATTACTCACCGCATGCTTGAGCTTCAGAAAAAGTATAAAAAGATCAAGATTAGACCAGCAAAAGCAGAAGACTGGAAGCACCTGAA
This window harbors:
- a CDS encoding peptidylprolyl isomerase; the encoded protein is MEWRASHILVKNRGLANDLFKRLQKGARFEQLAKEYSTCPSKSKGGDLGWFGTGQMVREFEEAVRKMPRSRPSKPVSTQFGFHIIKKTGER